The following coding sequences are from one Verrucomicrobiota bacterium window:
- a CDS encoding sulfatase produces MNALLKIYGAAVFVAISSWFVQPVVAATKPNVLFMVSDDLAARLACYGDPLVKSPNIDRLAARGVRFDRAYCQFPLCNPSRASFLTGLRPDTIRIYENATHLRETSPRVQTLGQTFMRAGYYVARIGKLYHYGVPAHIGTDSYDDFQSWHYRFNPRGRDRDDEDKIISIQPNATGPGRFGATLSWLAAEGADTEQTDGEGATHAVALLEKLQKQNRPFFLAVGFYRPHTPYVAPQKWFELYPPDRINLPTVPPGYRSTIPKPALPFKPVEDRMTDEQRRLAIQAYHASTSFMDAQVGRVLDALDRLGLARNTIVVFFSDHGYHLYEHGYWQKMSIFENAARVPLILALPDGKNAGQVCPRPVELVDLHATLADLCGVRAPGKLDGKSLRPLLQNPEAAWTKPAITQVARQVERPVTNGIPESTRVKLMGYSIRTERWRYTEWNSGKSGVELYDHERDPQELKNLAQDAAHADVIRELRKQLHRAAPGAGKPLAALAP; encoded by the coding sequence ATGAATGCGCTGCTCAAAATCTACGGTGCGGCGGTTTTCGTCGCGATCTCATCCTGGTTCGTTCAGCCTGTCGTCGCCGCCACAAAACCCAATGTCCTTTTCATGGTGTCGGATGACCTGGCGGCCCGGCTGGCGTGCTATGGCGATCCGCTCGTGAAATCGCCGAATATCGACCGGCTCGCGGCTCGCGGCGTGCGGTTCGACCGGGCCTATTGCCAGTTCCCGCTGTGCAATCCGTCGCGCGCCTCGTTCCTCACAGGGTTGCGGCCCGACACGATCCGTATTTACGAAAACGCCACGCACTTGCGAGAGACGTCGCCGCGCGTGCAGACGCTCGGACAGACTTTCATGCGCGCGGGCTATTACGTCGCGCGCATCGGCAAGCTCTACCATTACGGCGTTCCGGCGCACATCGGCACGGATAGCTACGACGATTTCCAGAGCTGGCATTACCGGTTCAATCCCCGGGGGCGCGACCGCGATGACGAGGACAAAATCATTTCCATTCAACCCAATGCCACCGGCCCGGGCCGATTTGGCGCCACCTTAAGCTGGCTGGCGGCGGAAGGCGCGGACACCGAGCAAACCGACGGCGAAGGCGCGACCCATGCCGTGGCGCTGCTGGAAAAACTTCAGAAACAGAACCGGCCGTTCTTCCTGGCGGTGGGCTTCTATCGCCCGCACACGCCGTATGTCGCGCCCCAAAAATGGTTTGAACTTTATCCGCCCGATCGCATCAACTTGCCCACCGTCCCGCCCGGTTATCGGAGCACGATTCCAAAGCCTGCCTTGCCGTTCAAACCGGTCGAGGATCGCATGACGGACGAGCAACGGCGCCTGGCCATCCAGGCTTACCACGCCTCCACCAGTTTCATGGACGCCCAGGTGGGCCGGGTGCTCGACGCGTTGGATCGCCTGGGATTGGCGCGCAACACGATTGTGGTTTTCTTCAGCGACCACGGTTATCACCTTTACGAGCACGGTTACTGGCAGAAGATGTCCATCTTTGAGAACGCCGCGCGCGTGCCGCTCATCCTCGCTTTGCCTGACGGAAAAAACGCCGGCCAGGTTTGTCCGCGACCTGTGGAATTGGTCGATTTGCACGCGACCCTCGCCGACCTCTGCGGCGTGCGCGCGCCGGGCAAACTCGACGGCAAAAGCCTGCGTCCGTTGCTCCAGAATCCCGAAGCGGCGTGGACCAAACCGGCCATCACGCAGGTCGCGCGGCAAGTAGAGCGTCCCGTGACCAACGGCATCCCCGAGTCGACCCGTGTCAAATTGATGGGTTACTCCATCCGAACCGAACGCTGGCGCTACACGGAATGGAACAGCGGCAAAAGCGGCGTCGAACTTTACGACCACGAACGCGATCCGCAGGAACTGAAGAACCTCGCCCAGGACGCCGCGCACGCGGACGTAATTCGGGAGTTGCGAAAACAGCTTCACCGCGCCGCGCCCGGAGCGGGCAAGCCGTTGGCCGCGCTCGCTCCGTAA
- a CDS encoding DNA adenine methylase yields the protein MKAASDTQRGSNRGNEINGSNGLSATSEFNNRRLIARAKERRSKMIAFGYYGGKFSHLDFILPLLPTYFIHFCEPFGGSAAVLINRPPAPAETYNDLDSEVVNFFRCLRDEGEELVRLISLTPFSREELVKACTPEPGLTALERARRFFVRARQTRTGLAQTSSEGRWAHCVLTSRAGMAGAVSRWLGSVEGLPEIVQRLQRVQIENAPATEIIQRYDSPNTLFYCDPPYPHEARGDAKAYGFEMTDREHADLAEVLHGVRGAVAISGYDCGLMNRLYRGWRRIDADTRLCNSSKGERTESVWLNYDPEPDEDSTNVPGRCQQERYPRLECAG from the coding sequence ATGAAGGCGGCTTCCGATACCCAACGCGGCTCGAACCGCGGGAACGAGATCAACGGCAGCAATGGTCTGTCCGCGACTTCGGAGTTCAACAACCGCCGTCTGATTGCTCGCGCCAAAGAGCGGCGCAGCAAGATGATCGCCTTCGGCTATTATGGCGGCAAATTCTCCCATCTCGATTTCATTTTACCGTTGTTGCCGACTTATTTTATCCATTTCTGCGAACCGTTTGGCGGTTCGGCAGCGGTCTTGATCAATCGTCCGCCCGCTCCAGCAGAGACCTACAATGACCTGGATTCAGAAGTCGTGAATTTCTTCCGGTGCCTCCGGGACGAGGGCGAGGAATTGGTCCGTCTGATTAGTCTGACGCCATTCTCAAGAGAGGAGCTCGTGAAGGCCTGCACTCCTGAACCCGGGTTGACGGCATTGGAACGGGCTCGCCGCTTCTTCGTTCGTGCGCGTCAGACTCGGACTGGACTTGCGCAGACAAGTTCCGAAGGCCGGTGGGCACACTGTGTTTTGACCTCGCGGGCCGGTATGGCGGGAGCGGTCTCTCGCTGGCTTGGGAGTGTCGAGGGGCTGCCTGAGATCGTGCAGCGACTTCAACGCGTCCAGATTGAGAATGCCCCGGCCACGGAGATCATCCAACGGTACGACTCGCCGAACACGCTCTTCTATTGCGACCCTCCGTACCCGCATGAGGCGCGTGGAGACGCCAAAGCGTACGGATTCGAGATGACGGATCGAGAACATGCCGATCTGGCTGAGGTGCTCCACGGAGTGCGCGGGGCTGTCGCTATTTCGGGCTATGATTGCGGGCTGATGAACCGGCTTTACCGAGGTTGGCGGCGCATCGACGCGGACACTCGGCTCTGCAATTCGTCCAAAGGCGAACGCACGGAGTCTGTGTGGCTGAATTATGATCCGGAACCCGATGAGGATTCCACGAATGTTCCGGGACGATGCCAGCAAGAAAGATATCCCCGGCTGGAATGTGCTGGTTGA
- a CDS encoding ABC transporter permease, whose translation MDLLNAITIGFKEIWAHKFRSLLTMLGIILGVSSLVAMSALVKGMENGMKEALIAIGGLEKVRIEEQDIPAHQRHLEDQAVGCTIHDVYALRRSAPLIKLATPEMRVSPGGGWGGRSSTLITHGTKTLRERANLIGTWPTALEMNQHVVEHGRMFNEIDDENAWNVCVIGTSIRDQLFGSPEEVGYEIVPVGQSININNQPFRIIGMFQHYESEQDRKFRELEKDQPKQVQTGPERRRGWGSGRGSGQNSWVYGMKNSTIYIPLNTMWIKFRSGGFGTNSIPDPRLSSLYIKVADIEMLEPALQQAKNVMMHTHKGIEDFSFQTQENWSENITTAIRNARMSGGFIAAISLLVGGIGIMNIMLASITERIREIGIRKAIGATHVDVFIQILIESVVIALIGGLAGMITSYGLVEMLTMLSPTENTPVITVNSMALAFAFSALVGVLAGLVPAFKAAKLDPIQALRYE comes from the coding sequence ATGGACCTTCTGAACGCCATCACCATCGGCTTTAAGGAAATCTGGGCGCACAAGTTCCGCTCGTTACTCACCATGCTCGGCATCATCCTCGGCGTCTCGAGCCTGGTCGCGATGTCGGCGCTGGTCAAAGGCATGGAGAATGGGATGAAAGAGGCCCTCATCGCCATTGGCGGTCTGGAGAAGGTTCGCATCGAAGAACAGGACATCCCCGCGCACCAGCGCCACCTCGAAGATCAAGCGGTCGGCTGCACCATCCACGATGTGTATGCCCTGCGCCGGAGCGCGCCGTTGATCAAGCTCGCGACACCGGAAATGCGCGTCTCGCCCGGAGGCGGCTGGGGCGGGCGCAGCAGCACGCTCATCACGCACGGCACGAAAACGCTCCGCGAACGGGCCAATCTCATCGGCACCTGGCCCACCGCGCTGGAAATGAACCAGCACGTCGTCGAACACGGGCGGATGTTCAATGAGATCGATGACGAAAACGCCTGGAACGTTTGTGTGATCGGCACGAGCATTCGCGATCAACTCTTCGGTTCACCCGAGGAGGTGGGCTATGAGATCGTCCCTGTCGGCCAGTCCATCAACATCAACAATCAACCCTTCCGCATCATTGGCATGTTCCAGCATTACGAAAGCGAGCAGGACCGCAAATTCCGCGAACTGGAGAAGGACCAGCCCAAACAAGTCCAGACCGGGCCGGAACGCCGCCGGGGCTGGGGCAGTGGCCGCGGCAGCGGGCAGAATAGCTGGGTGTACGGCATGAAGAATTCCACGATTTACATTCCGCTCAACACCATGTGGATCAAGTTTCGTTCCGGTGGCTTTGGCACCAACAGCATTCCCGATCCCCGCCTGTCCAGCCTCTACATCAAAGTGGCGGACATCGAAATGCTGGAGCCGGCCTTGCAGCAGGCCAAAAACGTCATGATGCACACGCACAAAGGAATCGAGGACTTCTCGTTCCAAACCCAGGAGAACTGGTCCGAGAACATCACGACCGCCATCCGCAACGCGCGCATGAGCGGCGGCTTCATCGCGGCGATCAGCCTGCTGGTCGGCGGCATCGGCATCATGAACATCATGCTCGCGAGCATCACCGAACGCATTCGCGAGATCGGCATCCGCAAGGCCATCGGCGCGACGCACGTCGATGTCTTCATCCAGATTCTCATCGAAAGCGTCGTGATCGCGCTCATCGGCGGATTGGCCGGGATGATCACTTCTTACGGATTGGTCGAAATGCTGACCATGCTCTCGCCGACGGAAAACACGCCTGTGATCACCGTGAATTCCATGGCGCTGGCGTTTGCGTTCAGCGCGCTGGTGGGCGTGCTGGCCGGCCTGGTCCCCGCCTTCAAAGCCGCCAAGCTCGATCCTATTCAGGCCCTCCGTTACGAATAG
- a CDS encoding ABC transporter ATP-binding protein: MVELRNVSKIYHLGGEEIRALDDVSLDIQAGEFISIIGPSGSGKSTLMHILGCLDTPTKGTIQLDGIMIHGASTQQLAGIRNRKIGFVFQFFNLLPKLSVLQNVELPMVYSGLPGRERRNRALDALKMVGLENRSKHRPMQLSGGQQQRVAIARALVNNPKIVFADEPTGNLDSHTGHAILELFRKLSQEGRTIALVTHDPDIAAVTPRRIEIRDGKIAKQSDPKLAGLCAA, encoded by the coding sequence CTGGTCGAACTTCGCAACGTCAGCAAAATCTATCACCTCGGCGGCGAGGAGATTCGCGCGCTGGACGACGTCTCGCTCGACATTCAAGCCGGCGAGTTCATCTCCATCATCGGGCCGTCCGGCAGCGGGAAATCGACGCTCATGCACATCCTCGGCTGCCTCGACACGCCGACGAAAGGAACGATTCAACTCGATGGCATCATGATACACGGGGCTTCGACCCAACAGTTGGCGGGTATCCGCAACCGCAAGATTGGCTTCGTGTTCCAGTTCTTCAATCTGCTTCCCAAATTGAGCGTCTTGCAGAACGTGGAATTGCCGATGGTTTATAGCGGCCTCCCGGGACGCGAACGAAGAAACCGAGCTCTGGATGCGCTTAAAATGGTCGGTCTGGAAAATCGCTCGAAGCACCGACCCATGCAGCTTTCCGGCGGACAACAGCAACGTGTCGCCATCGCCCGCGCGCTCGTCAATAACCCGAAGATCGTTTTCGCGGACGAGCCCACCGGAAACCTGGATTCGCACACGGGCCACGCGATTCTGGAATTGTTTCGCAAGCTCAGCCAGGAAGGCCGGACCATCGCCCTGGTCACGCACGATCCGGACATCGCCGCCGTGACGCCCCGGCGCATTGAGATTCGCGATGGAAAAATAGCCAAACAATCGGACCCGAAACTGGCGGGACTGTGTGCCGCATGA
- a CDS encoding efflux RND transporter periplasmic adaptor subunit: protein MKKWIVLGAIALAGGAWALLNWRNLEPAASRAENSLANRPTTAVVETRSIQFKVSAAGEIGPAEQVSVRPEINGRIKTLDVDLGDRVKKGDVLFTLDDSDLQIEKQSRETEIDGAKLQLEKAERNYQRAKELYEAELISKELYEDTKTEFELAKNSLERAQKNLNLLEDRLKKTRVEAPFDCTVLTRPVSVGQAVSGSGGFNSGTEVLTIADLNNMIVNAHVNQADVTRLSVGQEVGIAVESVPGLNLKGVVERLAPQSTIKNSIKGYPARVRIHEKEIDPRVRPGMTANLSIPVASSENAVAVPLAAVFTEQGERFVLVKKSEEDNTFERRPVQLGIADYDYAEVLSGLRSGEVVSLEDKGFRTAPGLSGGRNDGIAGVRSSDGSGDSGRRSGAPAGLQKPGSTGANEPRRQSPAGAGSAPRPGGTGTGGVRPTTSTAFGR from the coding sequence ATGAAGAAATGGATTGTCCTTGGTGCGATCGCTCTCGCGGGCGGCGCCTGGGCTTTGCTCAACTGGCGCAACCTGGAACCGGCCGCAAGCCGGGCCGAAAACAGCCTGGCCAACCGTCCGACCACGGCGGTAGTCGAGACGCGCAGCATTCAATTCAAGGTCTCCGCCGCCGGTGAAATTGGCCCGGCCGAGCAGGTTTCCGTGCGCCCGGAGATCAACGGCAGGATCAAGACGCTCGATGTCGATCTGGGGGATCGCGTCAAGAAAGGCGACGTCCTCTTCACCCTGGATGATTCGGATCTCCAGATCGAGAAGCAATCGCGCGAAACGGAAATCGACGGCGCCAAACTTCAACTGGAAAAGGCCGAGCGGAATTACCAGCGTGCCAAGGAGCTCTACGAGGCGGAACTGATCTCCAAAGAGCTGTACGAAGACACTAAAACCGAATTCGAGTTGGCCAAGAATTCCCTCGAACGCGCGCAAAAGAACCTCAACCTCCTCGAAGACCGGCTCAAGAAAACGCGCGTGGAGGCTCCGTTCGATTGCACCGTGTTGACGCGCCCCGTTTCCGTCGGCCAGGCGGTATCCGGCTCCGGCGGATTCAACAGCGGGACCGAAGTTTTGACCATTGCCGACCTCAATAACATGATCGTCAACGCGCACGTGAACCAGGCTGATGTGACGCGCTTGAGTGTCGGCCAGGAAGTGGGAATCGCGGTCGAATCCGTGCCCGGCTTGAATCTGAAGGGCGTGGTCGAACGCCTGGCGCCGCAGTCCACGATCAAGAACAGCATCAAAGGCTACCCGGCTCGTGTCCGGATCCACGAGAAGGAAATCGATCCGCGCGTTCGACCGGGCATGACGGCTAACTTGTCCATCCCGGTTGCGTCGTCAGAGAACGCCGTGGCCGTGCCGCTGGCGGCCGTGTTTACCGAGCAGGGCGAGCGGTTCGTGCTTGTGAAGAAGTCCGAGGAGGACAACACCTTCGAGCGGCGCCCGGTCCAACTGGGGATCGCGGACTATGATTACGCTGAAGTGCTCAGCGGCTTGCGGTCCGGCGAAGTCGTCTCTCTGGAGGACAAAGGATTTCGAACCGCGCCAGGATTGTCCGGAGGCCGAAACGACGGCATCGCAGGCGTTCGCTCGTCGGATGGGAGCGGGGATTCCGGGCGGCGGTCTGGCGCGCCTGCCGGACTGCAAAAGCCGGGCAGCACCGGAGCCAACGAGCCGCGCCGACAATCGCCAGCCGGCGCCGGCAGCGCGCCGCGTCCAGGCGGAACCGGCACGGGCGGCGTGCGGCCAACGACATCGACCGCTTTCGGACGCTGA
- a CDS encoding ClcB-like voltage-gated chloride channel protein: MSIWLETAQRSLTAAKTFVREHWQYFLRLRERLRFSEETFHLLLAGLVGVVGGFTNLLFYLATQWAQLISLRRSGDLVDIANALYPLERLFIPLSGGLAAGFILGWGLRWVGPQGSTNILEVVVAGDGRLPMRTALIKAFSSLVSIATGASIGREGSITQLTATLASKGGQLAGWHPYRLRLMVACGVASGLAAAYNAPVAGAIFAAQIVLGNFSMSLFAPLVFASVVATMVSRSFFGIGPWYRVPAFDFPSLIQLPWFVILGSLAGVLGASFLKMLQYSEEAFGKLRWPLSGKLALGGFAVGALAVFVPEVWGNGYSVTNRILHGELIETPFPILFLAGIFFAKWLGTAITVGSGAVGGVFTPTLFLGAGLGSLFGLVLHRIGWATDLEVGAFALVGMGSVLAATIHSPLLAVIMIFEISLNYSLMPPLMLGCVVATLVARRFHAESIYTEPLRRKGLEVERESQHLGAATMQTVGDLMREPVRPLRDTATFREIADRFLTCSNNFLPVVDGDRRLLGMVALQDMKEYLNAGQELNSVIAFDLMRPPPPGLTPNQKLLAALPILLASELRNIPVINNPAESKLVGNLVRAEALALLSEAIANRTMPAR, translated from the coding sequence GTGAGCATCTGGCTCGAAACCGCTCAGCGGTCCTTGACGGCGGCCAAGACGTTCGTTCGGGAACATTGGCAGTACTTCCTGCGCCTGCGGGAACGGCTCCGGTTCAGTGAGGAAACCTTTCATCTTCTGCTCGCGGGCCTGGTCGGCGTGGTGGGAGGGTTCACCAACCTGCTTTTCTACCTGGCAACCCAGTGGGCGCAGCTCATCAGCTTGCGACGCTCCGGGGATCTGGTCGATATCGCCAATGCGCTTTATCCGCTGGAAAGATTATTCATTCCTTTGTCGGGCGGGCTGGCGGCCGGTTTTATTCTGGGCTGGGGGCTTCGTTGGGTCGGCCCTCAAGGATCGACCAATATCCTGGAAGTGGTCGTCGCCGGGGACGGCAGACTCCCCATGCGCACCGCCCTGATCAAGGCGTTCTCCTCGCTGGTCAGCATCGCCACGGGGGCCTCCATCGGGCGGGAGGGTTCGATCACCCAGCTCACGGCCACGCTGGCCTCGAAAGGCGGCCAACTCGCCGGGTGGCATCCGTATCGGCTCCGATTGATGGTGGCGTGCGGCGTGGCTTCGGGACTGGCGGCGGCCTACAACGCCCCGGTGGCCGGGGCGATCTTTGCCGCGCAGATTGTTTTGGGGAATTTCTCCATGAGCCTGTTTGCGCCGCTGGTTTTTGCGTCCGTGGTCGCCACGATGGTTTCGCGGAGCTTCTTTGGGATCGGTCCGTGGTATCGCGTGCCCGCGTTCGACTTTCCGAGCCTGATCCAGTTGCCGTGGTTTGTAATTCTGGGATCGCTGGCGGGCGTTCTGGGGGCCTCTTTTTTGAAAATGCTGCAGTATAGCGAAGAAGCCTTCGGCAAACTGCGCTGGCCGCTTTCCGGAAAGTTAGCGCTCGGCGGATTCGCCGTGGGCGCATTGGCGGTCTTTGTGCCCGAAGTCTGGGGCAACGGCTACAGCGTCACGAACCGCATTTTGCACGGAGAACTGATCGAAACGCCGTTCCCGATCCTTTTTCTCGCGGGAATCTTCTTCGCCAAGTGGCTGGGCACGGCCATTACGGTGGGATCGGGCGCAGTCGGAGGCGTGTTCACGCCGACGCTCTTTCTGGGGGCAGGGCTGGGAAGTTTGTTCGGCCTGGTGCTTCATCGAATCGGCTGGGCCACGGATCTGGAAGTCGGCGCGTTTGCGCTCGTGGGCATGGGCAGCGTGCTGGCCGCGACGATTCATTCGCCCTTGCTGGCGGTGATCATGATTTTTGAAATCTCGCTGAATTACTCCCTGATGCCGCCGCTCATGCTCGGCTGCGTGGTTGCCACGCTCGTGGCGCGCCGATTCCACGCCGAATCGATCTACACCGAGCCGCTGCGGCGGAAGGGACTCGAAGTCGAACGGGAGAGCCAGCATCTCGGCGCCGCGACCATGCAGACGGTGGGAGATTTGATGCGCGAACCGGTGCGGCCTTTGCGGGACACGGCGACCTTTCGCGAAATCGCGGACCGCTTCCTGACCTGCTCGAATAATTTCCTCCCGGTCGTGGACGGGGATCGGCGGTTGCTGGGCATGGTCGCGCTGCAGGACATGAAGGAGTATCTCAACGCGGGCCAGGAATTGAACAGCGTCATCGCCTTCGACCTGATGCGGCCGCCGCCGCCTGGTCTCACTCCGAATCAGAAACTCCTGGCGGCGCTGCCGATTTTGCTGGCCAGCGAACTGAGGAACATTCCCGTGATCAACAATCCCGCCGAATCGAAATTAGTAGGCAATCTGGTGCGCGCGGAAGCGCTGGCGCTGCTTTCGGAAGCGATCGCCAACCGCACGATGCCGGCGCGGTAG